The following proteins are encoded in a genomic region of Dasypus novemcinctus isolate mDasNov1 chromosome 21, mDasNov1.1.hap2, whole genome shotgun sequence:
- the GRIN2C gene encoding glutamate receptor ionotropic, NMDA 2C isoform X3, translated as MCVPVTPAISCLSISLCAFVSLHVPVLVSLQDPPVDMGGALGPALLLTSLLGAWAGPGAGPGEQAVTVAAVFGSSGPPQAQVRARLTPQSFLDLPLEIQPLTVGVNSTNPSSLLTQICGLLGATRVHGIVFEDNVGTEAVAQILDFISSQTHVPILSISGGSAVVLTPKEPGSAFLQLGVSVEQQLHVLFKVLEEYGWSAFAVVTSLHPGRALFLDAVRAVTDAGHVGWRLLDVLTLELGPGGPRTRTQRLLRQLDAPVLVAYCARDEAEVLFAEAAQAGLVGPGHVWLVPSLALGSTDAPPAAFPVGLISVVTESWRLSLRQKVRDGVAILALGAHGYQRHHGALPAPAGDCRGHPGPVGPAREAFYRHLLNVTWEGRDFSFSPGGYLVQPSMVVIALNRHRLWEMVRRGASLQPVVDSRHLTVATLEERPFVIVESPDPGTGGCVPNTVPCRRQSNHTFSGDAAPYTKLCCKGFCIDILKKLAKVVKFSYDLYLVTNGKHGKRVHGVWNGMIGEVYYKRADMAIGSLTINEERSEIVDFSVPFVETGISVMVARSNGTVSPSAFLEPYSPAVWVMMFVMCLTVVAVTVFMFEYFSPVSYNRNLASSKKCGGPSFTIGKSVWLLWALVFNNSVPIENPRGTTSKIMVLVWAFFAVIFLASYTANLAAFMIQEQYIDTVSGLSDKKFQRPQGQYPPFRFGTVPNGSTERNIRSNYRDMHTHMVKFNQRSVEDALTSLKSGKLDAFIYDAAVLNYMAGKDEGCKLVTIGSGKVFATTGYGIAMQKDSHWKRAIDLALLQFLGDGETQKLETVWLSGICQNEKNEVMSSKLDIDNMAGVFYMLLVAMGLALMVFAWEHLVYRRLRHSVCPASRLDFLLAFSRGIYSCFGGVQSPSSPAPPPSPDLPAGAAQASVLKMLQAARDLVTTAGVGSSLDRAARTIENWGGGRRAPPACSRPPTPGAPPEPSPPSGAPPDGGCPTPLRRAPPPPRRPPTPGPPRPHESRALRRPACEVRWPVRAGRCGSHLWASERCALPERPLSPARCPYSSFPRAERSGRPFLPLFPEPPEPEDLPLLGPEQLARREALLRAAWARGPRQRHASLPSSVAAAFARPSPPPAACARWACRRVTQAQSMRRPCHLEACLEGAAGAPARLHRPHACLHAQAHVPLCWGPVSPHLPPCFRHSPWLSGACGPQGHRGRTLGLSPGYRDSGGLEEWGPGRVACGVHAFRGPCAWRRISSLESEV; from the exons ATGTGTGTCCCTGTGACTCCGGCCATCTCCTGTCTGTCCATCTCACTCTGTGCCTTTGTTTCCCTCCACGTGCCTGTCTTGGTCTCTCTGCAGGACCCTCCAGTGGACATGGGTGGGGCCCTGGGGCCGGCCCTGCTGCTCACCTCGCTCCTGGGTGCCTGGGCAGGGCCGGGCGCAGGGCCCGGCGAGCAGGCGGTGACGGTGGCCGCGGTGTTCGGCAGTTCGGGGCCGCCGCAGGCCCAGGTCCGTGCCCGCCTCACGCCGCAGAGCTTCCTGGACCTGCCTCTGGAGATCCAGCCCCTCACCGTGGGGGTCAACAGCACCAACCCCAGCAGCCTCCTCACCCAGATCTGTGGGCTCCTGGGTGCCACCCGCGTCCACGGCATCGTCTTCGAGGACAACGTGGGCACTGAGGCCGTGGCCCAGATCCTTGACTTCATCTCCTCCCAGACCCACGTGCCCATCCTCAGCATCAGCGGGGGCTCTGCTGTGGTCCTCACCCCCAAG gagccggGCTCCGCCTTCCTGCAGCTGGGCGTGTCGGTGGAGCAGCAGCTGCACGTGCTCTTCAAGGTGCTGGAGGAGTACGGCTGGAGCGCCTTCGCCGTCGTCACCAGCCTGCACCCGGGCCGCGCGCTCTTCCTCGACGCCGTGCGCGCCGTGACCGACGCGGGCCACGTGGGCTGGCGGCTGCTGGACGTGCTGACGCTGGAGCTGGGGCCGGGCGGGCCGCGCACGCGCACGCAGCGCCTGCTGCGCCAGCTCGACGCGCCGGTGCTCGTGGCGTACTGCGCGCGCGACGAGGCCGAGGTGCTGTTCGCCGAGGCGGCGCAGGCCGGCCTGGTGGGGCCCGGGCACGTGTGGCTGGTGCCCAGCCTGGCGCTCGGCAGCACCGACGCGCCGCCCGCCGCCTTCCCCGTGGGCCTCATCAGCGTGGTCACCGAGAGCTGGCGCCTCAGCCTGCGCCAGAAGGTCCGCGACGGCGTGGCCATCCTGGCCCTGGGCGCCCACGGCTACCAGCGCCACCATGGCGCCCTGCCCGCCCCGGCTGGGGACTGTCGCGGCCACCCCGGGCCCGTCGGCCCTGCGCGGGAGGCCTTCTACAG GCACCTGCTGAACGTCACCTGGGAGGGCCGAGACTTCTCCTTCAGCCCTGGTGGGTACCTGGTGCAGCCCTCCATGGTTGTGATCGCCCTCAACCGGCACCGCCTCTGGGAGATGGTGAGAAGGGG TGCCTCCCTGCAGCCCGTGGTGGACAGCCGGCACCTGACAGTGGCCACGCTGGAAGAGCGGCCCTTCGTCATCGTGGAGAGCCCGGACCCTGGCACAGGCGGCTGCGTGCCCAACACCGTGCCCTGCCGCAGACAGAGCAACCACACCTTCAG TGGTGACGCCGCGCCCTACACCAAGCTCTGCTGTAAGGGCTTCTGCATCGACATCCTCAAGAAGCTGGCCAAGGTGGTCAAGTTCTCCTACGACCTGTACTTGGTGACCAACGGCAAGCATGGCAAGAGGGTGCACGGGGTGTGGAACGGCATGATTGGGGAG GTCTACTACAAGCGGGCGGACATGGCCATCGGCTCCCTCACCATCAACGAGGAGCGCTCCGAGATCGTGGACTTCTCTGTGCCCTTCGTGGAGACGGGCATCAGCGTCATGGTGGCACGCAGCAACGGCACTGTGTCCCCCTCGGCCTTCCTGG AGCCCTACAGCCCCGCGGTGTGGGTGATGATGTTCGTCATGTGTCTCACCGTGGTGGCCGTCACCGTCTTCATGTTCGAGTACTTCAGTCCCGTCAGCTACAACCGGAACCTCGCCAGCAGCAAAA AGTGCGGGGGCCCGTCCTTCACCATCGGCAAGTCCGTGTGGCTGCTGTGGGCGCTGGTCTTCAACAACTCGGTGCCCATCGAGAACCCCCGCGGCACCACCAGCAAGATCATGGTGCTGGTCTGGGCCTTCTTCGCCGTCATCTTCCTCGCCAGCTACACCGCCAACCTGGCCGCCTTCATGATCCAGGAGCAGTACATCGACACCGTGTCTGGCCTCAGCGACAAGAAG TTCCAGCGGCCACAAGGCCAGTACCCCCCCTTCCGCTTTGGCACGGTGCCCAATGGCAGCACTGAGCGGAACATCCGCAGCAACTACCGCGACATGCACACCCACATGGTCAAGTTCAACCAGCGCTCGGTGGAGGATGCGCTCACCAGCCTTAAGTCGGG GAAGCTGGACGCCTTCATCTACGATGCCGCTGTGCTTAACTACATGGCGGGCAAGGACGAGGGCTGCAAGCTGGTCACCATCGGGTCGGGCAAGGTCTTCGCCACCACGGGCTACGGCATCGCCATGCAGAAGGACTCCCACTGGAAGCGGGCCATCGACCTGGCCCTCCTGCAGTTCCTGGGCGACG gagAGACACAGAAGCTGGAGACCGTGTGGCTGTCGGGGATCTGCCAGAATGAGAAGAACGAGGTGATGAGCAGCAAGCTGGACATCGACAACATGGCGGGCGTCTTCTACATGCTGCTGGTGGCCATGGGGCTGGCCCTGATGGTCTTCGCCTGGGAGCACCTGGTCTACCGCAGGCTGCGCCACTCCGTGTGCCCAGCGTCCCGGCTGGACTTCCTGCTGGCCTTCAGCAGG GGCATCTACAGCTGCTTCGGCGGGGTGCAGAGCCCCAGCAGCCCCGCGCCGCCACCCAGCCCCGACCTCCCGGCCGGCGCGGCGCAGGCCAGCGTGCTCAAGATGCTGCAGGCGGCGCGCGACCTGGTGACCACGGCCGGCGTGGGCAGCTCCCTGGACCGCGCCGCACGCACCATTGAGAACTGGGGGGGCGGCCGCCGCGCGCCGCCAGCCTGCTCgcggccccccacccccggcgcACCCCCCGAGCCGAGCCCCCCGAGCGGGGCGCCGCCAGATGGGGGATGTCCCACCCCACTGCGCagggccccgccgcccccgcgccgcccgccaACGCCCGGGCCGCCCCGGCCCCACGAGTCGCGGGCCCTCCGCCGGCCGGCCTGCGAGGTCCGGTGGCCCGTGCGGGCGGGGCGCTGCGGGAGTCACCTCTGGGCCTCCGAGCGGTGCGCGCTCCCGGAGCGCCCCCTGTCGCCCGCGCGCTGTCCCTACAGCTCCTTCCCTCGAGCCGAGCGGTCGGGGCGCCCCTTCCTCCCGCTCTTCCCGGAGCCCCCGGAGCCGGAGGACCTGCCGCTGCTCGGGCCGGAGCAGCTGGCCCGGCGGGAGGCCCTGCTGCGCGCGGCCTGGGCCCGGGGCCCGCGCCAGCGCCACGCGTCCCTGCCCAGCTCCGTGGCCGCCGCCTTTGCCCGGCCcagcccgccgcccgccgcgtgCGCCCGCTGGGCCTGCAGGCGCGTGACGCAGGCGCAGTCGATGCGGCGGCCGTGCCATCTGGAGGCCTGCCTGGAGGGCGCGGCAGGGGCCCCCGCCCGGCTTCACAGACCGCACGCCTGCCTCCACGCCCAGGCCCACGTGCCGCTGTGCTGGGGGCCCGTCAGTCCTCACCTCCCGCCTTGTTTCCGCCACAGCCCCTGGCTCTCTGGGGCCTGCGGGCCTCAGGGCCACAGGGGTAGGACCCTGGGGCTGAGCCCAGGCTACCGGGACAGTGGGGGCCTGGAAGAGTGGGGGCCTGGAAGGGTGGCCTGTGGAGTTCACGCCTTCCGGGGGCCGTGCGCCTGGAGGCGGATCTCCAGCTTGGAGTCGGAAGTGTGA